One segment of Haemophilus influenzae DNA contains the following:
- the serA gene encoding phosphoglycerate dehydrogenase, producing MTNKVSLDKSKIKFVLFEGVHQSALDTLHAAGYSNIDYYKKALDGDELKEAIKDAHFIGLRSRTHLTAEMIEAAPKLIAVGCFCIGTNQVDLNAAKARGIPVFNAPFSNTRSVAELVLGEILLLMRNVPQANAEVHRGVWNKSATGSHEVRGKKLGIIGYGHIGSQLSIIAESLGMDVYFYDIENKLPLGNAKQVRSLEELLSSCDVISLHVPELPSTKNLMNATRIAQLKQGAILINAARGTVVDIDALAQALKDGKIHGAAIDVFPVEPASINEEFVSPLREFDNVILTPHIGGSTAEAQENIGFEVAGKFVKYSDNGSTLSSVNFPEVSLPEHEGTKRLLHIHENRPGILNKLNQIFVEANLNIAAQYLQTDPKIGYVVVDVETNDASPLLTKLKEIDGTIRARVLY from the coding sequence ATGACAAACAAAGTTTCACTCGACAAATCAAAAATTAAATTTGTATTGTTTGAAGGTGTGCATCAAAGCGCACTTGATACGCTCCACGCGGCAGGCTATAGCAATATCGATTACTATAAAAAAGCACTGGATGGCGATGAATTAAAAGAAGCCATTAAAGATGCACACTTCATCGGCTTACGTTCTCGCACCCATTTAACCGCAGAAATGATTGAAGCCGCACCCAAATTAATCGCAGTTGGCTGTTTCTGCATTGGTACAAATCAAGTGGATTTAAATGCAGCAAAAGCACGTGGTATTCCTGTATTTAATGCGCCATTCTCAAACACTCGTTCCGTCGCAGAACTTGTATTAGGCGAGATTTTATTACTTATGCGCAATGTGCCACAGGCTAATGCCGAAGTACATCGTGGTGTTTGGAATAAATCCGCGACTGGCTCTCATGAAGTGCGGGGAAAAAAATTAGGCATTATTGGTTACGGCCACATTGGTTCACAATTAAGTATTATTGCTGAATCATTAGGCATGGATGTGTATTTCTACGATATTGAAAATAAACTTCCGCTTGGTAATGCAAAACAGGTTCGTAGTCTTGAAGAATTACTTAGTTCTTGCGATGTGATTTCACTACACGTGCCAGAACTGCCCTCCACCAAAAACTTAATGAACGCAACGCGTATCGCACAATTAAAACAAGGGGCTATTTTGATCAATGCTGCGCGTGGCACAGTAGTAGATATTGATGCTCTTGCTCAAGCCTTAAAAGACGGTAAAATTCACGGTGCGGCAATTGATGTATTCCCCGTTGAACCCGCTTCAATTAATGAAGAATTTGTCTCGCCGTTACGTGAATTTGATAATGTGATTTTAACGCCACATATCGGTGGCTCAACAGCGGAAGCACAAGAAAATATCGGTTTTGAAGTGGCAGGCAAATTTGTCAAATATTCAGACAACGGATCAACCCTTTCTTCGGTAAACTTCCCAGAAGTCTCTTTACCAGAGCACGAGGGAACAAAACGCTTATTGCATATTCACGAAAATCGCCCTGGTATATTGAACAAACTGAACCAAATTTTCGTCGAAGCCAACCTCAATATTGCCGCGCAATATTTACAAACTGACCCAAAAATTGGTTATGTTGTCGTTGATGTAGAAACGAATGATGCATCGCCATTACTGACAAAATTGAAGGAAATTGATGGCACAATTCGTGCGCGTGTACTTTACTAA
- the rpiA gene encoding ribose-5-phosphate isomerase RpiA — MNQLEMKKLAAQAALQYVKADTIVGVGSGSTVNCFIEALGTIKNKIQGAVAASKASEELLRKQGIEVFNANDVSSLDIYVDGADEINPQKMMIKGGGAALTREKIVAALAKKFICIVDSSKQVDVLGSTFPLPVEVIPMARSQVGRKLAALGGAPEYREGVVTDNGNVILDVHNFSILNPVEMEKELNNVAGVVTNGIFALRGADVVIVGTPEGAKIID, encoded by the coding sequence ATGAATCAATTAGAAATGAAAAAACTCGCCGCACAAGCCGCATTACAATATGTAAAAGCTGACACAATTGTTGGCGTGGGAAGCGGCTCCACGGTGAACTGCTTTATTGAGGCTTTGGGTACAATCAAAAATAAAATTCAAGGCGCAGTTGCGGCTTCAAAAGCATCAGAAGAATTATTACGTAAACAAGGGATCGAAGTATTTAATGCAAATGATGTCTCTAGCTTAGATATTTATGTGGATGGTGCAGATGAAATCAATCCACAAAAAATGATGATTAAAGGCGGCGGTGCGGCACTTACTCGTGAAAAAATCGTTGCGGCATTAGCGAAAAAATTTATTTGTATTGTAGATTCTAGTAAACAAGTGGATGTGTTAGGTTCGACTTTCCCATTGCCAGTTGAAGTTATTCCAATGGCTCGTTCACAAGTGGGCAGAAAATTAGCCGCACTTGGCGGTGCGCCTGAATATCGTGAAGGCGTGGTTACAGATAATGGCAATGTGATTTTAGATGTACACAACTTCAGTATTTTAAATCCAGTTGAAATGGAAAAAGAATTAAACAATGTTGCAGGTGTCGTCACTAATGGGATATTCGCATTGCGTGGCGCAGATGTTGTAATCGTCGGCACGCCTGAAGGTGCCAAAATTATTGACTAA
- a CDS encoding tRNA1(Val) (adenine(37)-N6)-methyltransferase yields the protein MSGFTFKQFHINQDSCAMKVGTDGILLGAWADVKHCKNILDMGSGTGLLALMLAQRTEGNCQIQAVELDSIAAKQAQENINNSVWKNRIQLIQADIQHFLQQTEQTFDLIVANPPYFEQGIACKNEERALARYTKQSHLNWLEWAATCLSENGKISFVLPYNAGKTLTKSTALFCIKQTNVITKVGKTPQRMLLTFAKQPQVLMQDQLVIYDEDNQYTEAFIELTKDFYIKF from the coding sequence ATGAGCGGATTTACCTTTAAACAATTCCATATCAATCAAGATTCTTGTGCCATGAAAGTCGGTACTGATGGCATTTTGTTAGGTGCTTGGGCAGATGTAAAACATTGTAAAAATATTTTAGATATGGGGAGCGGCACAGGATTATTGGCTTTAATGTTAGCACAACGAACTGAAGGAAACTGTCAAATTCAAGCGGTTGAGTTGGATTCCATTGCAGCAAAACAAGCACAAGAAAACATCAATAATTCGGTGTGGAAAAATCGCATTCAACTTATTCAAGCGGATATACAACATTTTTTACAACAAACTGAACAAACCTTTGACTTAATTGTGGCAAATCCACCTTATTTTGAACAAGGTATTGCTTGCAAAAATGAGGAAAGAGCATTGGCTCGTTATACCAAGCAAAGCCACTTAAATTGGTTAGAATGGGCTGCCACGTGCTTATCGGAAAATGGGAAAATAAGTTTTGTTTTGCCTTATAATGCGGGGAAAACGCTCACAAAATCCACCGCACTTTTTTGCATAAAACAGACGAATGTCATTACTAAAGTGGGAAAAACGCCCCAAAGAATGCTACTTACCTTTGCCAAACAGCCCCAAGTTTTAATGCAAGATCAATTGGTGATTTATGATGAGGATAATCAATACACGGAAGCGTTTATTGAATTGACTAAAGACTTTTATATCAAGTTTTGA
- a CDS encoding F0F1 ATP synthase subunit epsilon, giving the protein MATFNLTIVSAEQKIFEGEVKQIQATGVEGELGILPGHTPLLTAIKPGIVKFTLQDGNEEVIYVSGGFLEVQPNIVTVLADVAIRGSELDADRIHEAKRKAEENIVSHGSDADHDLLVAKLAKELAKLRAYELTEKLLKTRR; this is encoded by the coding sequence ATGGCGACATTTAATTTAACAATAGTAAGCGCAGAGCAGAAAATCTTTGAAGGTGAAGTAAAACAAATTCAGGCAACTGGTGTGGAAGGGGAGCTTGGTATTTTGCCCGGACATACGCCATTGCTAACAGCAATTAAGCCTGGGATTGTTAAATTTACCCTTCAAGATGGAAATGAAGAAGTTATCTATGTTTCCGGTGGTTTTTTAGAGGTTCAACCAAATATTGTGACAGTGTTAGCAGATGTTGCTATCCGTGGTAGTGAATTAGATGCAGATCGTATTCACGAAGCAAAACGTAAAGCAGAAGAAAATATAGTATCTCACGGATCTGATGCAGATCACGACTTACTTGTTGCAAAACTTGCTAAAGAGTTAGCAAAACTTCGAGCTTATGAACTCACTGAAAAACTATTGAAAACAAGACGATAA
- a CDS encoding YgfZ/GcvT domain-containing protein: MSQFISLTQYQLIEVQGADVEKYLQGQLTSDVVRLASGTTTLTAHCDPKGKMNAIYRLFKVSSEQFFLLVKKDILPSALDALKKYAVFSKVSFDLRDWQIIGVIGEKCGKITPHFSLEIDGQRSILLNETELPVNFNGDEKIWEVADIQAGLPNLSPQTQNEFIPQALNLQAVEQAISFTKGCYIGQETVARAKYRGANKRAMFIFKAQTQQEVEIGSEIEMQLEANWRKTGTITSAVNLDGVLWLQVVMNNDIDSEQQFRLPSNEILLERVQLPYSITE; this comes from the coding sequence ATGTCTCAATTTATTTCTCTTACTCAATATCAACTGATTGAAGTACAGGGTGCGGATGTAGAAAAATATTTGCAAGGGCAATTAACTTCTGATGTTGTGCGATTAGCGAGTGGCACAACGACGCTTACAGCTCACTGTGACCCAAAAGGTAAAATGAATGCAATTTACCGTTTGTTTAAAGTAAGTAGTGAACAATTCTTTTTGCTCGTTAAGAAAGATATTTTGCCAAGTGCTCTGGATGCTTTGAAAAAATATGCGGTATTTTCCAAAGTGAGTTTTGATTTACGTGATTGGCAAATCATCGGCGTAATAGGTGAAAAATGTGGAAAAATTACACCGCACTTTTCATTGGAAATTGATGGACAGCGTTCAATTTTATTAAATGAAACTGAATTACCCGTGAATTTTAATGGCGATGAAAAAATTTGGGAAGTAGCCGATATTCAAGCAGGATTGCCAAATTTAAGTCCGCAAACGCAAAATGAATTTATCCCACAAGCACTAAATTTACAGGCCGTTGAGCAAGCAATTTCTTTTACCAAAGGCTGTTATATTGGGCAAGAAACCGTGGCACGTGCGAAATATCGTGGGGCAAACAAACGTGCAATGTTTATTTTTAAAGCGCAAACTCAGCAGGAAGTGGAAATTGGCAGTGAAATCGAAATGCAGCTTGAAGCCAATTGGCGTAAGACTGGCACGATTACAAGTGCGGTCAATTTAGACGGTGTTTTATGGTTGCAAGTTGTGATGAATAATGACATAGATTCAGAGCAACAATTTAGATTGCCGAGTAATGAAATACTGTTAGAGCGAGTGCAGTTACCTTATTCGATTACTGAATAA
- a CDS encoding aromatic amino acid transporter encodes MNKTVGSTLLVAGTMIGAGMLAMPLTSAGIGFGFTLVLLLGLWALLTFSALLFVELYQTAESDAGIGTLAEQYFSKAGRIVATAVLIIFLYALIAAYVSGGGSLLKDLLPESFGDKVSILLFTVIFGSFIIIGTHSVDKINRVLFFVMLAVFAIVLILMLPEIKFDNLMATPIDNALIISASPVFFTAFGFHGSIPSLNKYLGGNVKALRFSILVGSAITLCAYILWQLSTHGLLTQNEFLQILKEDATLNGLVKATFAITGSNVIASAVKLFSTLALITSFLGVGLGLLECIEDLLKRSFNVTAGRISLGLLTFIPPLVFALFYPEGFILALGYAGQMFAFYAVVLPVSLVWKARRTHTNLPYKVWGGNLTLIIVLVLGITITSIPFAIRAGYLPFVVG; translated from the coding sequence ATGAACAAAACTGTTGGCAGCACACTTCTTGTTGCTGGTACGATGATTGGAGCAGGAATGTTGGCTATGCCACTCACTTCTGCAGGCATCGGCTTCGGCTTTACTTTAGTCTTATTGTTAGGGCTTTGGGCATTATTAACTTTTAGCGCACTTTTATTCGTTGAACTCTATCAAACTGCGGAAAGTGATGCTGGTATCGGTACACTCGCTGAACAATATTTTAGTAAAGCAGGACGCATTGTTGCTACGGCAGTGCTAATTATTTTCTTATACGCGTTAATTGCCGCTTATGTTAGTGGTGGCGGTTCACTACTAAAAGATTTATTACCAGAAAGTTTTGGCGATAAAGTCAGCATTTTATTATTCACTGTGATTTTCGGTTCATTTATCATCATCGGTACACATAGCGTAGATAAAATTAATCGCGTGTTATTTTTTGTGATGCTTGCAGTCTTTGCAATCGTGTTAATCTTAATGTTGCCAGAAATCAAATTTGATAACTTAATGGCGACACCAATTGATAACGCTTTAATTATCTCTGCAAGCCCTGTCTTCTTTACAGCATTTGGTTTCCATGGTTCCATTCCAAGTTTAAACAAATACTTAGGCGGCAATGTAAAAGCATTACGCTTCTCCATTTTGGTCGGCTCTGCCATAACACTTTGTGCTTATATTCTATGGCAACTGTCCACGCACGGCTTGCTCACACAAAATGAATTTTTACAAATCTTAAAAGAAGACGCCACCTTAAATGGCTTAGTAAAAGCAACCTTTGCCATTACTGGAAGTAATGTGATCGCAAGTGCGGTAAAATTATTTTCTACATTAGCACTTATCACTTCTTTCTTAGGCGTGGGATTAGGATTGTTAGAATGTATTGAAGATTTACTAAAACGTTCATTTAACGTTACAGCAGGCAGAATTTCACTTGGTTTGCTGACTTTTATTCCACCACTTGTTTTTGCATTATTTTACCCAGAAGGTTTTATTTTAGCACTAGGCTACGCAGGTCAAATGTTTGCCTTCTATGCCGTAGTATTGCCAGTTAGCCTTGTTTGGAAAGCTCGTCGAACTCACACCAATTTACCATACAAAGTATGGGGAGGAAATCTGACTTTAATTATCGTATTGGTATTAGGCATAACTATTACATCTATTCCATTTGCGATTCGTGCGGGTTACTTGCCATTTGTAGTAGGTTAA
- the lon gene encoding endopeptidase La yields MAKNIQRTMPVLPLRDVVVFPYMVMPLFVGRAKSINALEEAMNDDKQLLLVSQREADLEEPTPEDLFDVGTIANIIQLLKLPDGTVKVLVEGQNRAKINNLEDGEKCFSAQITPIETTYGDEKELVVAKSAVLSEFENYLTLNKKVPADILNALQRIDDVDRLADTMAAHLPVSIRHKQNALELANVQERLEYLLSMMESEADILQVEKRIRGRVKKQMEKSQRNYYLSEQIKAIRKEMDGGENEDTIDEVEQLHQKVEAAGMPAEVRDKVENELQKLKMMSAMSSEATVIRSYIEWMIQVPWHQRSKVKKDIVKAQQVLDTDHYGLDRVKERILEYLAVQARLNKVKGPILCLVGPPGVGKTSLGQSIANATGRKYVRMALGGVRDEAEIRGHRKTYIGALPGKLIQKMAKVGVKNPLFLLDEIDKMASDMRGDPASALLEVLDPEQNTTFNDHYLEVDYDLSDVMFVATSNSMNIPGPLLDRMEVIRLSGYTEDEKLNIAMRHLLAKQIERNGLKKGELTVEESAILDIIRYYTREAGVRGLEREISKICRKAVKNLLVNPKLKSITVNSDNLHDYLGVKRFEFGKADTQNRIGEVTGLAWTEVGGDLLTIETASVVGKGKLSFTGSLGDVMKESIQAAMTVVRARAEKLGINSEFHEKRDIHIHVPDGATPKDGPSAGIAMCTALVSCLTGNPVRADVAMTGEISLRGKVLPIGGLKEKLLAAHRGGIKTVLIPKENVKDLEEIPENVKQNLAIHAVETIDEVLGLALENPPEGIEFVKVEAKPKAPRRKVTSKSERAVN; encoded by the coding sequence ATGGCGAAGAATATCCAACGTACAATGCCCGTATTGCCATTACGCGATGTTGTCGTTTTTCCTTATATGGTAATGCCACTTTTTGTAGGGCGTGCAAAATCCATTAATGCCCTTGAAGAAGCAATGAATGATGATAAACAGCTTCTTTTGGTATCCCAAAGAGAAGCAGATTTAGAAGAACCGACCCCTGAAGATTTATTTGATGTGGGTACTATTGCTAACATTATTCAGTTATTAAAATTACCTGATGGCACAGTAAAAGTGCTAGTTGAAGGTCAAAATCGCGCGAAAATTAACAACCTTGAAGACGGCGAAAAATGCTTTTCTGCCCAAATTACCCCTATCGAAACCACTTATGGCGATGAAAAAGAGTTAGTAGTAGCAAAAAGTGCGGTGCTTTCTGAGTTTGAAAATTATCTTACCCTCAACAAAAAAGTGCCTGCAGATATTCTCAATGCCCTTCAACGTATTGATGATGTTGATCGCTTAGCTGACACAATGGCAGCCCATCTCCCTGTAAGCATTCGCCATAAACAAAATGCGTTAGAACTCGCTAATGTGCAAGAACGTTTAGAATATTTGCTTAGTATGATGGAATCAGAGGCTGATATTCTTCAAGTGGAGAAACGTATTCGTGGTCGTGTCAAAAAACAAATGGAGAAAAGCCAGCGAAACTATTATTTAAGCGAACAAATTAAAGCCATTCGCAAAGAAATGGATGGTGGAGAAAATGAAGATACCATTGATGAAGTTGAACAACTGCATCAAAAGGTGGAAGCGGCAGGCATGCCGGCAGAGGTACGCGACAAAGTAGAAAATGAATTACAAAAACTTAAAATGATGTCGGCGATGTCTTCTGAAGCAACCGTAATACGCAGTTATATTGAATGGATGATCCAAGTGCCTTGGCATCAACGTTCTAAAGTGAAAAAAGACATTGTTAAAGCACAGCAAGTTTTAGATACCGATCACTATGGTTTAGATCGTGTGAAAGAACGTATTCTTGAGTATTTAGCAGTACAAGCGCGTTTAAACAAAGTGAAAGGCCCGATTCTTTGTTTAGTTGGCCCTCCGGGTGTAGGTAAAACCTCTCTTGGTCAGTCCATTGCCAATGCCACTGGTCGTAAATATGTGCGGATGGCATTAGGCGGTGTTCGCGATGAAGCAGAAATCCGTGGTCACCGTAAAACCTATATTGGTGCATTACCAGGTAAATTAATTCAAAAGATGGCAAAAGTGGGGGTTAAAAATCCATTATTCTTGCTTGATGAAATCGATAAAATGGCATCCGATATGCGAGGCGATCCTGCCTCAGCATTGCTTGAAGTATTAGACCCTGAGCAAAACACCACATTTAATGATCACTATTTAGAAGTGGATTATGATCTTTCTGATGTGATGTTTGTGGCAACATCAAACTCTATGAATATTCCAGGCCCATTGTTGGATCGTATGGAAGTGATTCGTCTTTCTGGTTATACCGAAGATGAAAAACTTAATATCGCGATGCGTCATTTGTTAGCCAAACAAATTGAACGTAATGGTTTGAAGAAAGGCGAACTTACCGTCGAAGAAAGTGCAATTTTAGATATTATCCGCTATTACACACGTGAAGCGGGCGTGCGTGGGCTAGAACGTGAAATTTCAAAAATCTGCCGTAAAGCCGTGAAAAATTTATTGGTAAATCCAAAACTTAAATCTATTACGGTAAATTCAGATAATCTGCACGATTATCTTGGCGTAAAACGTTTTGAATTTGGCAAAGCTGACACACAAAACCGTATTGGCGAAGTAACTGGTTTAGCTTGGACAGAAGTGGGCGGCGATTTACTCACCATTGAAACAGCCTCCGTTGTGGGTAAAGGAAAACTTTCTTTCACTGGTTCATTAGGCGATGTGATGAAAGAATCCATTCAAGCGGCAATGACAGTTGTACGAGCTCGTGCTGAAAAATTAGGTATTAATTCTGAGTTCCATGAAAAACGCGATATTCACATTCACGTGCCAGATGGTGCAACACCAAAAGATGGCCCAAGTGCAGGTATTGCAATGTGTACTGCATTAGTTTCTTGTTTAACAGGTAATCCTGTGCGTGCTGATGTGGCAATGACGGGAGAAATCAGTTTACGCGGTAAAGTATTACCAATCGGTGGATTAAAAGAAAAACTTCTTGCAGCACATCGTGGCGGAATTAAAACCGTATTAATTCCAAAAGAGAACGTTAAGGATCTTGAAGAAATTCCAGAAAACGTGAAACAAAATCTTGCAATTCATGCGGTAGAAACCATTGATGAAGTGCTTGGTCTTGCGTTGGAAAATCCACCAGAAGGCATTGAGTTTGTTAAAGTGGAGGCTAAACCTAAAGCACCACGCCGTAAAGTGACGAGTAAATCGGAAAGAGCGGTCAATTAA
- the hemW gene encoding radical SAM family heme chaperone HemW: protein MLQLPPLSLYIHIPWCVQKCPYCDFNSHAQKGDIPEQDYIYHLLQDLQADLQRFKNSIQQRKLHSIFIGGGTPSLFSSESITHLLKEIKKQIDFEDNIEITLEANPGTVEAERFKGYVSAGITRISMGIQSFNDDKLRRLGRIHNVAEAKSAVNLAKVSGLKSFNLDLMHGLPNQTLEEALDDLRQAIELSPPHISWYQLTIEPNTMFAYRPPKLPDDDALWDIFEQGHQLLTAAGYQQYETSAYAKTGFQCKHNLNYWRFGDYLAIGCGAHGKLTFPNGEITRFSKTKHPKGYLRGEYLYEEKNVQEIDRPFEFFMNRFRLLEAVPKQEFEDYTGLSQSAVKNQIDFAIQQNYIVENADSWQITEHGKLFLNELLELFLTEE, encoded by the coding sequence ATGCTACAACTTCCTCCACTTTCCTTGTATATACATATTCCTTGGTGCGTTCAAAAATGTCCTTATTGTGATTTTAATTCACACGCACAAAAAGGCGATATACCAGAACAAGACTATATTTATCATCTTCTGCAAGATTTGCAGGCTGATTTACAACGCTTTAAAAATTCCATTCAACAACGAAAACTCCATTCGATTTTTATTGGTGGCGGTACGCCAAGTTTATTTTCATCAGAAAGTATTACACACCTTTTAAAGGAAATAAAAAAACAGATTGATTTTGAAGATAATATTGAAATTACATTAGAAGCTAATCCTGGCACGGTAGAAGCTGAACGTTTTAAAGGTTACGTATCTGCAGGCATTACGCGAATTTCTATGGGAATACAAAGTTTTAATGATGACAAATTACGGCGTCTTGGGCGAATTCATAATGTAGCAGAGGCAAAAAGTGCGGTCAATTTAGCGAAAGTTTCTGGGCTAAAAAGTTTCAATTTAGATTTAATGCACGGCTTGCCGAACCAAACGTTGGAAGAAGCTTTAGATGATCTTCGTCAAGCGATTGAGCTATCCCCTCCCCATATTTCTTGGTATCAGCTCACTATTGAGCCAAATACGATGTTTGCTTACCGCCCACCTAAATTGCCAGATGATGATGCGCTTTGGGATATTTTTGAGCAAGGTCACCAACTTTTAACGGCGGCAGGCTACCAGCAATATGAAACCTCAGCTTACGCAAAAACAGGTTTTCAGTGTAAACATAATTTGAATTATTGGCGGTTTGGGGATTATTTAGCCATTGGCTGTGGCGCACACGGGAAATTGACGTTTCCGAATGGCGAGATTACTCGCTTTTCTAAAACCAAACACCCGAAAGGTTATTTGCGTGGCGAATATCTTTACGAAGAAAAAAACGTGCAAGAAATTGACCGCCCTTTTGAGTTTTTTATGAATCGCTTTCGTTTGTTAGAAGCGGTTCCCAAACAAGAATTTGAAGATTACACAGGCTTGTCGCAAAGTGCGGTGAAAAATCAAATTGATTTTGCCATTCAACAAAACTATATTGTGGAAAACGCTGATTCTTGGCAAATCACTGAGCACGGCAAGTTATTTCTCAATGAACTTTTGGAATTATTTTTAACGGAAGAATAG
- a CDS encoding VirK/YbjX family protein has translation MSTKNNFIFPTYVQMYPYSKDRPFLKQVREKLRYYGYKWLYQKQCNQLVDFLNKETQWQPLFTQNYYRINTILTTFCDKRFSAAERLTAITENLRLAEEKMGRLLCQQLLDQQHIVLTQLTEDLRLSLSINHIDPFEGYFSINIRNQNNERVYDASFTFLSPNKLLIASIQGPSSGNAQELVKQATKALHGMRPMFMLVNAFKMLAEKWQCELVGIPHKAQGKYRLSARSKILFNYNEFWQENQGKYDNNYWQLPLDIERKQLEDIASKKRSMYRKRYEMLDQMALDIQQL, from the coding sequence ATGTCCACGAAAAATAATTTTATTTTCCCCACCTATGTTCAAATGTATCCTTATTCTAAGGATCGCCCTTTTCTCAAACAAGTGCGGGAAAAATTACGCTATTATGGCTATAAATGGTTGTATCAAAAGCAATGTAACCAATTAGTGGATTTTCTTAATAAAGAAACGCAATGGCAGCCTTTATTTACACAAAATTATTACCGTATCAATACAATTCTGACTACTTTTTGCGATAAACGTTTTTCTGCTGCAGAACGTTTAACGGCGATTACGGAGAATTTACGTTTGGCAGAAGAAAAAATGGGACGTTTGCTTTGCCAACAATTATTAGATCAACAACATATCGTGCTAACCCAATTAACAGAGGATTTGCGTTTATCTTTGAGTATCAATCATATCGATCCCTTTGAGGGATATTTTTCTATTAACATTCGCAATCAAAATAACGAACGAGTATATGATGCGTCTTTCACTTTTTTAAGCCCGAATAAATTGCTTATCGCCTCAATTCAAGGCCCCTCAAGTGGTAATGCTCAAGAGCTTGTGAAACAGGCTACGAAAGCATTACACGGTATGCGTCCAATGTTTATGTTGGTTAATGCGTTCAAAATGCTTGCTGAAAAATGGCAATGTGAGTTAGTGGGTATTCCGCACAAAGCACAAGGAAAATATCGTCTTTCTGCACGCAGTAAGATTTTGTTTAATTACAATGAATTTTGGCAAGAGAACCAAGGGAAATATGATAATAATTATTGGCAATTACCTTTGGATATTGAACGCAAACAATTAGAAGATATCGCAAGTAAAAAACGTTCTATGTATCGTAAACGTTATGAAATGCTAGACCAAATGGCATTGGATATTCAGCAACTTTAA
- a CDS encoding YicC/YloC family endoribonuclease, with protein sequence MIYSMTAFARLEVKKDWGDAVWEIRSVNQRYLENFFRLPEQFRGLENTLREKLRQSLTRGKIECSLRIETKKQTNAELNLNKELANQVIQSLQWIKTQAGEGEINLTDVLRYPGVVEAQEQDLDAISQDLLTTFDDLLTDFIAMRGREGEKLNDIIQQRLDAIAVEADKVRSQMPAVLQWQRERLLQRFEDAQLNLDPQRVEQEMILLAQRVDVAEELDRLQMHVKETTNILKKGGAVGRKLDFMMQELNRESNTLASKSINADITASAVELKVLIEQMREQIQNLE encoded by the coding sequence ATGATTTACAGTATGACCGCCTTTGCACGCCTTGAAGTGAAAAAAGATTGGGGTGATGCAGTATGGGAAATTCGTTCCGTCAATCAACGTTATTTAGAAAACTTTTTCCGTTTGCCAGAGCAATTTCGCGGATTAGAGAACACCTTGCGTGAGAAACTTCGTCAAAGTCTTACTCGCGGTAAAATTGAATGTTCTTTGCGTATTGAAACAAAAAAACAAACAAATGCTGAATTGAATTTAAATAAAGAACTTGCGAATCAAGTCATTCAATCTTTGCAATGGATTAAAACTCAAGCTGGAGAAGGTGAAATTAATTTGACAGATGTGTTGCGTTATCCTGGTGTGGTGGAAGCGCAAGAGCAAGATTTAGATGCGATTAGTCAAGATTTATTGACAACCTTTGATGATTTACTGACCGATTTTATTGCAATGCGTGGTCGTGAAGGGGAAAAACTGAACGATATTATTCAACAACGCTTAGATGCCATTGCAGTGGAAGCGGATAAAGTGCGGTCACAAATGCCAGCAGTTTTACAATGGCAGCGTGAACGGTTATTGCAACGTTTTGAAGATGCTCAACTTAATCTTGATCCACAGCGTGTGGAACAAGAAATGATTTTACTCGCTCAACGTGTTGATGTGGCGGAAGAACTCGATCGTTTACAAATGCACGTGAAAGAAACTACGAATATTTTGAAAAAAGGCGGTGCAGTTGGGCGTAAATTAGATTTTATGATGCAAGAATTGAATCGTGAATCGAATACCCTTGCGTCTAAATCCATTAATGCGGATATTACGGCTTCTGCGGTGGAGCTAAAAGTGCTTATCGAACAAATGCGTGAGCAAATTCAGAATTTAGAATAG